In Musa acuminata AAA Group cultivar baxijiao chromosome BXJ2-8, Cavendish_Baxijiao_AAA, whole genome shotgun sequence, one genomic interval encodes:
- the LOC135620396 gene encoding pterocarpan synthase 1-like: MASSPSFTLLLLFLFATVAIGSSSREHKEKMTHLHFYFYDYYGGSNATTITVVSPPGNNTFGSIGVGENILRVGRESSSKLIGKAQELTVQASLESPAYLSALNFVFTAGKYNGSSFSILGRAVLTEPRMERGIVGGTGKFRMARGYTISRLIRSTGTTQMELVFEYDAYIYHY, from the coding sequence ATGGCCTCATCTCCATCCTtcactctccttctcctctttctcttcgcCACTGTTGCCATTGGGAGCAGCAGCCGTGAACACAAAGAGAAGATGACGCACCTCCACTTCTATTTTTACGACTACTACGGTGGTTCGAACGCGACCACCATCACCGTCGTCAGCCCTCCCGGCAACAACACCTTCGGGAGCATCGGGGTGGGCGAAAACATTCTCAGGGTAGGGCGTGAGTCGAGCTCCAAGCTCATCGGAAAAGCGCAGGAGCTCACCGTGCAGGCATCCTTGGAGAGTCCGGCCTACCTCTCGGCGCTAAACTTCGTGTTCACCGCCGGAAAGTACAACGGGAGCAGCTTCTCCATCTTGGGCAGGGCGGTGCTGACGGAGCCTAGGATGGAGCGGGGCATCGTTGGGGGCACCGGCAAGTTCCGGATGGCCCGAGGCTACACCATCAGCAGGCTCATCAGGTCGACTGGAACTACTCAGATGGAGCTTGTTTTTGAGTACGACGCCTACATCTATCACTACTGA